In Anas acuta chromosome 6, bAnaAcu1.1, whole genome shotgun sequence, the following are encoded in one genomic region:
- the WIPF1 gene encoding WAS/WASL-interacting protein family member 1 isoform X2, whose translation MPVPPPPAPPPPPTLALANTEKPTLSRSEQAGRNALLSDITKGKKLKKTVTNDRSAPILDKPKGPGGGGGGFGGGGAGGGGGFGGGGGGGGSFGGAGPPGLGGLFQAGMPKLRSAASRDADPGAARPPALPPGARSASAKPFPGPAGPPRFPGPPSGQRSPAADPPRSRLPPPRPDAGSKPDTAPPPVPSTPRPGSSGPHSRGSPPVPAVSRQPSLGPCPPPFPGSRGAGPAGSLRQPGPAPPFSGRPPLPPTPGRPAEDKPPPPPPPPAGHRPPAAREPALPPPPPQNSKPPVPASPRPPLGAPAPPPPPSRPGPPPVPPGPAAGDEMPRLPQRNLSLVSPAAPGTAGGRSGPLPPPPSERPPPPVRDPPSRTGPLPPPPPISRNGSTSRALPAAPQLPSRAGLENQRGGTRPPLPPDRPGSGAPPPPPPPSSALRNGFQDPGDDEWESRFSFHPISDLPPPEPYVPVNRSYPSKLARNESRGGSGRKERGAPPLPPIPR comes from the exons ATGCCTgtgcctcctcctcccgctcccCCTCCGCCCCCGACACTGGCCTTG gcaAATACTGAAAAGCCAACCCTAAGCAGGTCAGAACAAGCAGGGCGAAATGCTCTACTATCTGATAttaccaaaggaaaaaagctaaAGAAGACTGTTACTAATGACAGAAGTGCTCCAATTCTAGACA aacCCAAAGGAcctggtggaggtggtggtggctttGGTGGAGGCGGCGCTGGCGGCGGTGGGGGTTttggtggtggcggcggcggtggtggcAGCTTTGGTGGTGCTGGACCACCTGGCcttggaggccttttccaaGCGGGAATGCCAAAGCTCAGATCTGCTGCGAGTCGAGATGCTG ACCCCggggccgcccgcccgcccgcgctGCCGCCCGGCGCCCGCTCTGCCTCCGCCAAGCCCTTCCCGGGGCCGGCCGGCCCGCCGCGCTTCCCGGGGCCGCCGTCGGGGCAGCGGAGCCCGGCCGCCGACCCTCCGAGGAGCCGCCTGCCGCCGCCCCGGCCCGACGCCGGCTCCAAGCCCGACACCGCGCCGCCGCCGGTGCCCAGCACGCCGCGGCCCGGCTCCTCCGGCCCGCACAGCCGCGGCTCGCCGCCGGTGCCGGCCGTCAGCCGCCAGCCCAGCCTCgggccctgcccgccgcccTTCCCGGGCAGCCGCGGCGCGGGGCCCGCCGGCTCCCTGCGGCAGCCCGGCCCGGCGCCCCCCTTCTCGGGccggccgccgctgccgcccACGCCCGGCCGGCCTGCGGAGGAcaagccgccgccgcccccgccgccccccgccggccaccggccgcccgccgcccggGAGCCCgccctgccgccgccgccgccgcagaACAGCAAGCCGCCCGTGCCCGCCTCGCCGCGGCCGCCCCTCGGCGCccccgcgcccccgccgccccccagcaggccggggccgccccccgtgccgcccggccccgccgccggcgaCGAAATGCCCCGGCTGCCCCAGAGGAACCTGTCCCTGGTGTCCCCCGCCGCACCCGGCACCGCGGGTGGCCGCTCTGGACCCCTGCCACCGCCGCCCAGCGAGAGGCCGCCGCCGCCTGTCAGGGACCCCCCGAGCCGGACAG gccccctccctccacctcctcccatCAGCAGGAATGGAAGCACCTCAAGGGCTTTGcccgctgctccccagctgccttCCCGGGCCGGGCTGGAGAACCAGAGAGGTGGAACCCGACCGCCACTTCCCCCTGACCGGCCGGGATCGGGagcgccgccgccaccaccaccgcctTCATCAGCACTCCGAAATGGCTTCCAGGATCCGGGCGATG atgagtgggaaagcagattttcttttcatcctaTATCCGATTTACCACCTCCAGAGCCATATGTACCCGTGAACAGAAGTTATCCCAGTAAATTAGCAAGAAACGAAAGCAGAG gTGGCTCTGGCCGAAAAGAAAGAGGTGCTCCCCCACTTCCACCTATACCAAGGTGA
- the WIPF1 gene encoding WAS/WASL-interacting protein family member 1 isoform X1 — protein sequence MSQYGAGDPLLAFCFLARSAGAQPSTMPVPPPPAPPPPPTLALANTEKPTLSRSEQAGRNALLSDITKGKKLKKTVTNDRSAPILDKPKGPGGGGGGFGGGGAGGGGGFGGGGGGGGSFGGAGPPGLGGLFQAGMPKLRSAASRDADPGAARPPALPPGARSASAKPFPGPAGPPRFPGPPSGQRSPAADPPRSRLPPPRPDAGSKPDTAPPPVPSTPRPGSSGPHSRGSPPVPAVSRQPSLGPCPPPFPGSRGAGPAGSLRQPGPAPPFSGRPPLPPTPGRPAEDKPPPPPPPPAGHRPPAAREPALPPPPPQNSKPPVPASPRPPLGAPAPPPPPSRPGPPPVPPGPAAGDEMPRLPQRNLSLVSPAAPGTAGGRSGPLPPPPSERPPPPVRDPPSRTGPLPPPPPISRNGSTSRALPAAPQLPSRAGLENQRGGTRPPLPPDRPGSGAPPPPPPPSSALRNGFQDPGDDEWESRFSFHPISDLPPPEPYVPVNRSYPSKLARNESRGGSGRKERGAPPLPPIPR from the exons GTTTCTTAGCAAGATCAGCTGGAGCTCAGCCTTCCACCATGCCTgtgcctcctcctcccgctcccCCTCCGCCCCCGACACTGGCCTTG gcaAATACTGAAAAGCCAACCCTAAGCAGGTCAGAACAAGCAGGGCGAAATGCTCTACTATCTGATAttaccaaaggaaaaaagctaaAGAAGACTGTTACTAATGACAGAAGTGCTCCAATTCTAGACA aacCCAAAGGAcctggtggaggtggtggtggctttGGTGGAGGCGGCGCTGGCGGCGGTGGGGGTTttggtggtggcggcggcggtggtggcAGCTTTGGTGGTGCTGGACCACCTGGCcttggaggccttttccaaGCGGGAATGCCAAAGCTCAGATCTGCTGCGAGTCGAGATGCTG ACCCCggggccgcccgcccgcccgcgctGCCGCCCGGCGCCCGCTCTGCCTCCGCCAAGCCCTTCCCGGGGCCGGCCGGCCCGCCGCGCTTCCCGGGGCCGCCGTCGGGGCAGCGGAGCCCGGCCGCCGACCCTCCGAGGAGCCGCCTGCCGCCGCCCCGGCCCGACGCCGGCTCCAAGCCCGACACCGCGCCGCCGCCGGTGCCCAGCACGCCGCGGCCCGGCTCCTCCGGCCCGCACAGCCGCGGCTCGCCGCCGGTGCCGGCCGTCAGCCGCCAGCCCAGCCTCgggccctgcccgccgcccTTCCCGGGCAGCCGCGGCGCGGGGCCCGCCGGCTCCCTGCGGCAGCCCGGCCCGGCGCCCCCCTTCTCGGGccggccgccgctgccgcccACGCCCGGCCGGCCTGCGGAGGAcaagccgccgccgcccccgccgccccccgccggccaccggccgcccgccgcccggGAGCCCgccctgccgccgccgccgccgcagaACAGCAAGCCGCCCGTGCCCGCCTCGCCGCGGCCGCCCCTCGGCGCccccgcgcccccgccgccccccagcaggccggggccgccccccgtgccgcccggccccgccgccggcgaCGAAATGCCCCGGCTGCCCCAGAGGAACCTGTCCCTGGTGTCCCCCGCCGCACCCGGCACCGCGGGTGGCCGCTCTGGACCCCTGCCACCGCCGCCCAGCGAGAGGCCGCCGCCGCCTGTCAGGGACCCCCCGAGCCGGACAG gccccctccctccacctcctcccatCAGCAGGAATGGAAGCACCTCAAGGGCTTTGcccgctgctccccagctgccttCCCGGGCCGGGCTGGAGAACCAGAGAGGTGGAACCCGACCGCCACTTCCCCCTGACCGGCCGGGATCGGGagcgccgccgccaccaccaccgcctTCATCAGCACTCCGAAATGGCTTCCAGGATCCGGGCGATG atgagtgggaaagcagattttcttttcatcctaTATCCGATTTACCACCTCCAGAGCCATATGTACCCGTGAACAGAAGTTATCCCAGTAAATTAGCAAGAAACGAAAGCAGAG gTGGCTCTGGCCGAAAAGAAAGAGGTGCTCCCCCACTTCCACCTATACCAAGGTGA